The DNA region GATGGTTCGCCTGCTAATGCCGGTTCATCTTCTTCGTTCTCACTCCCGCTGTATCGATAATCATCTCTTTCTGTAATAAACATGTGcagataataatataacaaacgTAAAATAAGTTTCTAATAACTTTTGTCATTATCTTTGTACCTTTTTCCTGTTTGCGCTTTTTACAACGATCAATGTGATCCTTAAGTTGTATTCTGACTTGTCTCTCCGTAGGTTGGTCCCGTATAAACGGATGTTTAAGAAGCTGTTCCGTATAAGGTCTTTGATGATAATCCTTCACCAACACCGTTTCAATAAATCCGTGAAACTTTTTGGCCCACTTTTTAGACTTGAGCCGTGGCGGTGGATTACGCGGAATTAAAAACAAAGCCTGTTTgaacaaataaaacaatataaaagaatttcctacaaaaataaaacttccaaaaaattaaattttcaggaaacaaaaagaacttattttaaaatcgtCTCATAAATAAACATGACTATTTTTTTCGGAcaatattcttctgttcaaaaAGTATCCGAAAGGcaatattaacattttctttaattgataATATCACGGTGTATTCAAAATTCCTTGTGTATTCAAAATTCCTTCACAGCagtcaataaaaaatactatttaattatgAGGCATTTGCATGAGGCAATCCACAAAAAAGCAGGTAAATTTATGGACAGATAATTCATTGATTTTGCACTACGGTACTATCTCACACATTGATATTGGTACGCAACAAAAAAACtcaacaaatataatatttctttttacatttaaaacaatttaattaaagtaaataaggCCAATAAAAACGAGCAATGATTTggatgttaatataaataatatcactttaatttagaattaaacacgcataattcaattaataaacacaaactcgactctacggagtcttaTTCAATATgcgcattattatatttacagagGGCTAAACACAAcacaatattcatttttttatataatacaattttaaaacgcAATAGAAGTCAACATTATAAAACAAGTGAATTTAAGTcattaatctaaaaatttcttgattaatccttacatttaataattcttgttacataaatatggtaatttttttcCCGTATATAATAGgtataagaacaaaattttaaattatgattattttttttttaaatccacttaaataaaaaaaccctCTAGATTTGATTCTTTcagaaatatattgaaaaagtgTAAAAGTTCGTGtccgatttattattaaaacttaaataataatttggtaCAAAAATAAACGGGAGTCGTAAgactataatataatatctctATTCTAAGAGCaaccattaaaattacatagttacaatttaaacattataaaatgattatggGTCATTAGCGTTtattgcgtttttataaaagctaaacTTCCGTTTTGCAGGTAGCAGAGATTTTTATCGATGTATACTTtctgtgtaattttaataagtatgttagatattaattttttaactttagcttGAAGGTCTTgaactttcaaataatgtaattgaatttaatgtgccgtaatgtgtgtataaattcGACATGTAAAAGTTACATCATGTAATAAACGGAATCGTAAAATAGAATTGAGCCATTTGCATTACGAGGATAAGATCGCTCTTGCAACTTTACAACCTTGTTGCATAATGCTTACTagctgtaaaaatatttcaaaaagttattttttaaaataaagaaattattttaaaaaattatttcttttccaataaaagatattatattttataaaatagtcataaaatcttgttttgtggCAAAAATTAGCAAGATCTATAAaggatcattaatttgtaattttttataaaagtgccTTTTACATTAGTTGTTAGTTCGGACTTGGTTAAATGGCGCAATGGTGTATGGATGTGGATGGAGATAGAGTGAGGCTGAGTATAAGTGTTTGTAGTATATTAAGAAGTATTGGAAAGTAAAGAGGTACGAACTAGAGAAGTAAGAAGGTAGAAAAGACAGATAATTGAAGGCGAATGTAAGGGGAAAAGAATTGAGGAGATATTGTAAGACATAGGTGGAAGGAACAAGAATAAATTCGGGTGGACAATGAGGCGGGAAAATCCGGGAGGACCAGTAAGGTAGGAATTAAACATGGAAggtaagaaaaacaaaaagggCAAAGAAGAAGAGTGTTAGGAGAATAGGTTACAGGAATAAAATGGTAGAAATAAAGGCAGAAACAGCTATAGGAAAGAAAAGGCGAATAGGTAATACAAGAAATCAGGCAGAATGGTTTATGGAGAATGAGTGACATATTGTAAATGAGAGAAGGAATAAATGAAAGGAAAGGAGATTGGAAAGAATGTATAGAAGTACGGAGAAGGTGAGAAGAGTGAtagtataagaaagaaaattagaaagtaAGGTAGAAAATAAGACCAGGTATAGACATAagtatagatataaatattgtaaaagtaaacgtaaagaaaatagaaatgtaaaGATATAGTTGAATGTGTAAGTGATTGATTAATTAAGAAACCTGGGTGGCTTAGTAAGGAAGAAGACCGAGGGAACTTAGTTCACCGGCCGTTGGAGATTGAGGTTATAAAGCATAAAGGATGGAGAAAGAGGTATAGGAGATTGAAGTTATGAAGCATAAAGAATGGAGGAAgaggtacaaaaaaaaaaaagagaaatagtaTAAATGTACAGGACAAGGAGGCAACAGAAGTGtaagcagaaaaaaaagaagaaccgGAAGTAAGGTCTTACCTTTAGTAAGAATTGGAAGAAAAGGAGGCTGTTGCATTGCTAAAGAAAAAACAGAGCTAGGTCTTTTGCCTTTGGAGATTGTACTTACAGAGGTTGAAGAAAGATTGTATGAAACAAGAGGTGGATGCAAAAAGAACGGAAGTGCGCCATGGATTTCCTTTGCAGCAACAAGTTCACATTGTGGGTAATTCTTGTCACATTGTATTGGAACAATTCCATAAGATGCGTAATTTTTGCATTTCTGCGTGAGGATACTAAGTAATCTCTGGAAGGCTGGGTAAAAAGAAAGCTATAAGGGTTATTAAAGATAGTTGGAATaagaaacagaaaagaaaagagaaaaaagaaaaaaaagataaaagaaaaatcgagaaggaagaaaagaacCTAGAAATAAAGGcacaaagaaagaaagaagaatgtgaagatacgtgaaaaaagaatgtaaattagGAGTTAAGCTGAAAAGAGAATTAGACATAGGCATAGGTATAGATATAGGCATGGATGTGATGTGGTACAGGGGTTTGTTCAGGTAGACAGACTTGCTGTATATGGTACAGTGTTTGTTTGACTGGGCGGACTGTTGCGCTATGCTGTACCaagaataagtaaaaaaataagtgtAGGGAGATATAGTTAGCACCACAAGTgcgaggaaaaaagagagaaatgcgTATAAAGAGTAGGAACAGAGACAGGCTAATATGGAATAGAACAAGGTATGAATAGATGCGTGAGTTAAGGATAAAGTTTGTAAACCAAATCCCTTCATGGCTTCTTGTAAgctgaagtaaataaatatctatctatcATTAGTTGTTAGTTCCTCTTTGTTATCTCACAAACACACTCTCTTTGCCCTCTTcaatcttctttcttcttcagttaattctaaattacgaTCGTTCTATACCATATTCAGTAAGAGAAAACTCCACACGTCGGACAAAAACTCGTCTATTTCGCGCAAGCTCCACCCACAAAACGTTTGGGAAACCCTTTTCTCCATTGCTCATTCAGACCCGCATAGACTCGAAGTTATTAGCGAGTTCAAGTGGATCGCATCAAAACATTtcgttataattattgtttcacTAAATAATACCATCAAATGATTTGGTTCAatatgattaaagaaaaaatgtaatttaaatacattacgATTTCGTTTTAATATCACATTGAAATGTAgagattattttatctattcaaTTTTCTAACCTAGACCCAATCGTATTTACATATACGCTACGCGCTACACTCTCCTTACTATGCTAACCACAATCATGGAATTTTCTCGCAGTGAATAAGGTATATATACTCGATGAATCTATAAGATGATTGATAGAACTCTATTGCTAACAAATTGGTATTGATAAAAACTATATCGcgttaatattttcaaaattattaaaaaaaaaaacaaatatcacACTCTTCTTTCctctgtgtaaaatttttttaataatcaatgatGTAACCGCCGTTTCCTACTATCTTTTCCTAACGTTCTGATAGCATAGTAATTTCAATCATAAAACGACCTCGGTTTGGCGTTGAAGAACAAAGAAACATGGTTTTTGATGGCTTCCAGAAATGCGAATTTTTTCCCATTTGAATCGTTTTACATTGATCAaaacaaacaataataatacgatatttatataatacgatGACATAATATCTCatttaggttaggttaggttaggttaggtttctTCAGTTTGCGCAAAATCTGTTTTGTAGTGTGTAGTTGTTATGGTAAAAAACTATTTCTTCTGATTGGTCAGAATTGGTCAGATACTTTTCATGGATCTTCCGCTATCTTTAAATTGTCTAATTATTGAcagtatttatcaaaattaatcgtTTAACCACTGTGCgcaactaaaaataaattatttctttgcaatcttcccaaacaaaaaatatttccttttcAGAATGTAAATTGGCTTTTGCCATGAATTCTACATACtcatttattagtttttatgtgcttataaacattattgtaaaagGCATTTCTTATTGCCAGTGACAAGTCGATCCAAAAACAACTCTTTATTTAGTTGACTAAGCAAAGAAATAGCTGCAAGAACTTGATTCAATTTGTTCACTTCTGTTAGCAAATACAGCACCCATATATAAAGCTTGAAAGTATTTAGTATATCTATCTTCTTTAAGTGCCGAAATGCGGTCGATCTGACAATGTTCAGtcccaataatttttttctgttaaagtTCGTGAACTATTTTACACTAAATTACGCACAATGTCAATCATCTATACCAGAAGAACAAAAAAACGCGTCTAGTCGTCAAAGTAAAACTTACAACATCTAAATGTTGTAAACTATTTCTTAACAGTTTAAATTACTGGTGTACAATCCTAATAAAcgtcttaaataattttcagcATTAAACAATCTATTAGCAATTTTCAACTGTTACACGTTTTCGAAACTCATAAAATCATAAATGCAACTTTATTCgctcattttcaaaatttattctcaCAATATAAATTCAACCAAAACACATAAATCTTTCgcacaaataagaaaaaattaaatataactttttttatagatgTGTAATAGATACACATAATAATCAATGGCGCTACCATACAACTCTCCTAATGACATCAATTGAAATTAAGCacaaatttttgcattaataatctaatatatttactatttatattataatacattaggtatacaaataaattcaacttttttattaacttcaagatttatttaaaaaataaaataaaataattttaatcaaatttgccgttactttttattactttaagtcATCTTTCGAGCAGCTTATGGATtccatataaattttcataaaaaatgcaattatctTTGAACGCAATAAAGTCGTCAAGCCTTTTTCGCATCTGTTGGATTGAAAATGCGCATTGGAAAATATTGCATTGACCAAAAAAAGTGATGTCCGGTAAATACGCCAGATGCTATAAGACGTTCCAGCCAAGATTCATCATGATATCTTTTACGTTAGTAACAACGTATGGTCTAGCATTATCATGCAGCAATTTCACAGAACGTTTTCCTTTACCAATAACTGGCATTTTCTAATTTCTGACAAGCAGATAGTTTAACTGATGTTAATATAAGTTCACAGTGTTTCATTCGCTTCTAACAGTTCATAATAAATAACGTTCTTGATATCCTACTAAATTCAGAACAGAACCTTCTTCCTAAAACGAGCAATGTTAATGATTCACCGAAATTTATTTATGACTTCTTACGTTTTGTTTGTCATAAGTATCCATTTTTTATCGCCCATAAGAATTTTgcgcaaaaaacattttttacgttGTTTATTGAGAAGAAAAAGACACGCAATCACGGCCAATTTTTGTTAGCATCAAAAATTTATGTCCCTGAATACATTtcccttctttttttaattttcccaatttcatgtatacatttagaaataatttgcgTTACCCTTAACTGCTTTACAAGCTCGTTTGTGCTGGCGAGCTGTTTAAATTATCATTGTCATATTTCTGTAAATCTTCAGGGCGTTGTTTGTCGTCCAAAAATTACCGCTTTTAAACTGCTTAAATAAAACGCGTACACATCGTACGATACAACAGCCAAGAAAAGAACAAATCAATCCGTACTTTTGCAGCATTTTTTCTTTGTTagaattcaaagaaaatacctACAGTATCAAATGTGTATCCTTACCTGTTGTCATTTTTACCGCTACTAAATTGATTACTTTTTAAGATTATGTTGAGCTTCTTGCCAAACtaagtatcatttttaataactatatcAAGTATATGTACGCAATTACAACTGCAAAAAagagcaaaaattaattttaaactaatcTTTTAACtggttaaaaaatttggattatttatttatacacctAATGATTATATTTCCTATTTTCTATTTGATTCTTGCtgaaacaaaattgttcacAATGTAACgctactaataaaaaataattcaatgctATAactaagattttaaaaaaagatggaCTTGTGTAGTTTTCATAGGAAACCGttcaattgtataataatatacaagaaCAAGAATATCACGTGTCATAAAAAGTACATATTAATCATCAAAATTATTGAAGAAGACTCACTCTCATGGGATGTAGATCACAGAGCGGTGGTTGTGATTCAGCCATTTCTAGAGCAGTAATTCCAAGCGACCAAAGATCGCTCCTATTGTCATAAGTAGCGTCGGGATTCTCGTCGCATGCAATAACTTCTGGTGCCATCCAGTAAGGTGTGCCGATAAAAGTGTTTCTTCTACCTATCGTCCTGTCTAGTTGTGCGCTAACACCGAAATCAACTGGGAatatcaacaaaataattaatacataacaattaatgcacaaaaatatattgaaataataatgtatattgtataacTTGATGCAAAAATTAAAGCTCCAAATAAAGCTCCAAAATAAATCTAtcaatttctatacaaaaaaaataagcaaatgataaaatatttataaatattgatgaattatttcagaataatattatttcagaacTGTATAACATTTTGACAAATATATAACTATCGTTTTGTATTAaagtaacaatatttaaattgaccTTACCAAGTTTGACTTCCGCGTTATCagtcaataaaacattttgtccCTTGATATCCCTGTGGATAACTTTATTGCTATGAAGATAACTAAGTCCCCTCAGAATTTCTCGCGATATATAAGCTATCCACTCCTCTTTCAAGCTCTGGCCCTTGGTCGATTTGACAAGATCCGTGACGGAGCCAGCTCCGCAATATTCCATAACCAACCATAATTGATCGTCCTTGCCAGGTGATGACTTCTTTACGAAGGCACCGTAATACGTAGCTATATTCCTATGATTCGAGTACTAAAAggcaaaaaaacaaattgattGCACACTGTTAATAGCCCAgcactttaaaatatttattcaatgtaAGAAAGTAACTCTAATCGCCACTGCTATTTTTAGTTGCCCTGCCACACCAGAGTGGAACACTTTTGTTATCTATATCTTTGAACACAATTTACCTacaatacatgtataatacatggaaagtatattttttagctcaaaatatgtgaaatcaaataagatataaacaaaacccaaatttaaaaaaatattattttcaagtaattacaattgtttgaaaaaattatattgtaaaaatttgctaaaatactttaaataaaaaaatcttaaatttttaaatttaaacttgaaGTAAAAAACAATGAGATTTCTCAGTTGTCCCTTtggactaataaaaaaaataatagcgatataaattaaaaagtttatttaaagtatcgaaaatagacatttttgaaaaagcaacaaatcataattttacttctaataagcaaaattttgttatttaaacaatctaaaatgataaataaaagtatagttaaaaaaaaaccgtttgtttttttcaaattattcgaaaaaaacagaaaaattccatttttttctgaaaaattacttttttatgaaaaattgctGCTTTTACTATGTAATATGACAAGTTACctaattttaaagtattattaaagtaagGCACCTTGTATAAACGCAGGAATTAATATtgagctaattttttttttcatatttggaatattacatcacttgaggtttaataattattaattattaaacaaactattGTAAGAACAAATGTAATTAGAACAACTAGTTTAAagactaattataattattatttatgttaattattttgtattttaaatactattaattatCAAGAGGcatacgtttatttaatttaaaaaatacattaattctgtttttatttatttctgtggTTTGCTTCTTATTTCCCTCGTACTtacattatcataaattaaaagaaaaaacttgacaaataaaaacttaaagacAGGAGCTCacattaatataactttatacgAATCATTTTCTAGTTATTTCTCAATACAGATTTTTAACTCTAGTTCGCCATACCCTTCGGTGAACTCCTGAAGTGTAATCTcattttatagtttacttttttctgtatattgttataaatttaattatttcaaatcattCTCTCGACCTACTATTATCTAATAAGCATGTTATTtagactatatat from Solenopsis invicta isolate M01_SB unplaced genomic scaffold, UNIL_Sinv_3.0 scaffold_117, whole genome shotgun sequence includes:
- the LOC120359854 gene encoding mitogen-activated protein kinase kinase kinase kinase 4-like isoform X2, which encodes MAHNLAPSVNCSLDDIDLNALKEPAGIFELIEVVGNGTYGQVYKGRHTKTGQLAAIKVMDVTEDEEEEIKLEINVLKRYSNHRNIATYYGAFVKKSSPGKDDQLWLVMEYCGAGSVTDLVKSTKGQSLKEEWIAYISREILRGLSYLHSNKVIHRDIKGQNVLLTDNAEVKLVDFGVSAQLDRTIGRRNTFIGTPYWMAPEVIACDENPDATYDNRSDLWSLGITALEMAESQPPLCDLHPMRALFLIPRNPPPRLKSKKWAKKFHGFIETVLVKDYHQRPYTEQLLKHPFIRDQPTERQVRIQLKDHIDRCKKRKQEKERDDYRYSGSENEEDEPALAGEPSSIVQAPGGDTLRRNFQQIQEGRTLMQDVPPQAPAAKEKPGSRSQREVPEPGPPARPAIPHRLIVVPDPQPPSRPLPPTPRDDPRQPHKVSTPPSNHQAPAGGGGSGGQPASQRNSVFKPMLPPKKPEVR
- the LOC120359854 gene encoding mitogen-activated protein kinase kinase kinase kinase 4-like isoform X1, whose amino-acid sequence is MAHNLAPSVNCSLDDIDLNALKEPAGIFELIEVVGNGTYGQVYKGRHTKTGQLAAIKVMDVTEDEEEEIKLEINVLKRYSNHRNIATYYGAFVKKSSPGKDDQLWLVMEYCGAGSVTDLVKSTKGQSLKEEWIAYISREILRGLSYLHSNKVIHRDIKGQNVLLTDNAEVKLVDFGVSAQLDRTIGRRNTFIGTPYWMAPEVIACDENPDATYDNRSDLWSLGITALEMAESQPPLCDLHPMRALFLIPRNPPPRLKSKKWAKKFHGFIETVLVKDYHQRPYTEQLLKHPFIRDQPTERQVRIQLKDHIDRCKKRKQEKERDDYRYSGSENEEDEPALAGEPSSIVQAPGGDTLRRNFQQIQEGRTLMQDVPPQAPAAKEKPGSRSQREVPEPGPPARPAIPHRLIVVPDPQPPSRPLPPTPRDDPRQPHKVSTPPSNHQAPAGGGGSGGQPASQRNSVFKPMVSLCEQTCIVCISLIQV